In one window of Paraflavitalea soli DNA:
- a CDS encoding protoglobin domain-containing protein translates to MESLETNVKGYDYGKTAKPSPITLKELELLKATVLFSPTDEENLRKAGGVLIEQADAIMDIWYELIGSHPHLLIYFSKNNMANLEYLTAVRKRFIQWVKDVCLRPFDQAWLNYQHEIALRHHSIKKNKTDEIEAAPIVHYRYIIAFIYPITATIKPLLANKGHAPEEVEAMHQAWFKAIVLTVTLLAYPYVRTGEF, encoded by the coding sequence ATGGAGAGCTTAGAAACAAACGTCAAGGGGTATGATTATGGTAAAACAGCCAAACCCTCGCCCATTACTTTGAAGGAGCTGGAATTGCTGAAGGCCACGGTATTGTTTTCACCGACCGATGAAGAGAACCTGCGCAAGGCCGGAGGGGTACTGATAGAGCAGGCAGATGCTATCATGGACATCTGGTATGAACTGATCGGCAGTCATCCGCACCTGCTAATTTATTTTAGTAAGAATAATATGGCAAATCTGGAATATCTTACAGCCGTTCGGAAACGTTTTATACAATGGGTAAAAGACGTTTGCCTGCGGCCTTTTGATCAAGCCTGGCTGAATTATCAGCACGAGATTGCCCTGCGTCATCACAGTATTAAAAAGAACAAGACTGATGAAATAGAGGCTGCCCCTATTGTCCATTATCGCTATATTATCGCATTCATATATCCTATTACCGCTACCATCAAGCCACTGCTGGCCAATAAAGGGCATGCTCCGGAAGAAGTGGAAGCTATGCACCAGGCCTGGTTCAAGGCCATCGTACTCACGGTTACATTGTTGGCGTATCCTTATGTCCGTACCGGGGAATTTTAA